TGCAGGAAGGCTGTGGTTGTTATTCCCCGCGGCCTCGCAGCTTTTCCCGAGGAGAGCCAGAGACTCCAGAGAGTGCACGCTATCCTTGTCCAGACGTGTTCCCAGCCCAGACGGGGCGGAgttctcccctcccccctcgccccccgcctcctgcagctcccccgtgatggcggcggcggccgcggcggccgCGCACTCCTCTTTGAACAAGCGGTCGTGTTCCATCTTGAGCTCCTGGTAGGAGCGGGAGAACATGTGGAAGATGGAGGTAGCGGGGAAGGCCATGATGAGGATGCCGCTGAGGATGCTGCTCAGCGCCACCACCTGTCCGGGGATGGACCTCGGCACCATGTCGCCGTAGCCCACCGTCGTCATGGAGATGATGGCCCACCAGTAGGAGGCGGGAATGCTGCTGAAGTCGTGGGCGCCCGTCAGCTCGCTCTCGGCCAGGTGGACCAGCGGCGAGAAGAGGGTGACGGCCACgcagaggaaaagcagcagGAGGCCGAACTCTCGGGTGCTGCGCCTCACGGTCAGCCCCAGCGTCTGCAGGCCGAGGGAGTGCCGGGCCAGCCGCATCACGTAGAGGATCCTCAGCGCCCGCAGGATCCGCAGCACCAGGCCCAGCTTGTCCAAGTATCCCTTACCTCCCGACCGCTCCTGCTCCATGTTCGGGTCCTCCTCTTTCACCACCAGCGAGACGTAGTAGGGCAGGATGGCCATGGCGTCGATGATGTTGAGCGGCCCGCGCAGGAAGTCCAGCTTGCTGCGAGCCTGGATGAAACGCAGCATGAACTCCAGGGAGAACCAGGCCACGCACACCGTCTCGATGATGAACATGTTGCGACACTTGGGGGAACACTCGCCCTGAGGTTGACAGAGATGgtgagggggtggagggagcaggcggagagacggaggatGAGCGGAGCAGGGATTGACAGGCAGcaagacagatggagagaaaggtgtgggaagaaaggaaaaagacaaaaatcctCAGGTCAGATAATCATCCTCAGCgatcatgaattaatcacgagtTACAGTCAGTGAGCATGTCGAAGCCGCTGCAGCCGCACTGATACATGTTCCAGCTACATAATCAATTCTTTCTGTGATTAATATTACATTCTTAGCTGAGACCAAATGCAGTCTGGTCCTTGTTCCCTCTAACTATATTGCAAAGGTTAAGCAATGAAATCAAAATAAGAGCATTTATCTGACAGGAGGAATGCAGCAAATACAGAACCCTGCTGTCAGTCGACTCTTTTATTTAAACCAGAACACTTTTAATGCTTTATGATAATCCTCAGCCTCACACTAACACAAATATTCTGTAACCACTCAAATGGCAATagggaacaacaacaacaacaacaaaaaccagcagcaatacaacaataaaaacatcaatctATAGGTGAAATATTCAGCCAatcaaaatacatttaattcaaCAAGCTGTTTTGATGGCAAAAACTTTTATGATTGATGTTAAGCACATCATCTCTGGTAATGTTGTAtatatttatccatccatccaaccatcaaaAGTGTTCAAGGAGCCAATGTGTCACATGGCCATAGAAAGAGGCCAATCGTGTCCCCCCGAGAACAATCTGCCAATATTTATCTGACACAATTCAACCATTCTTTAAGTACATCGCCCTTCGGCCTTTTTGCTTTTCACTGgtaaaaatcacatttcctgCAGCCGTCATATGCAGCTTCGGTCATATGAATGTCAGCCTATGCTGTTATGAGCATTTGCTGACAGGACTGATGCCATTGTTTATCTGAGGAGGACGATTTCCTCAGGCGGCACTCTGCTGTCCATGCTTGAGTTTACTTGCAGTAACTGAGAAAAATGGTAAGGAGCAGTAAATTCTTGGCTTCAGGCCTCAAAATGTCTCTTTCTGCCACAAGAGGAGGTAAACACTAAATCcattttttgtaatatttttccCTCAAGCATTTTGCAGACTTGTTTAATAAAATGACATGCCGAATACAAGACTGCATGACTTAATATGTTTTATTAAGACGGAcactgtttgtgtcttttcagcGGCTCCTCTTTCGTCAGCCTCgctctccctctttctgcccACTTTTCTCATTGTTCACTTTCTGCACCGGTCTCTCTGCACAGTGTCTCATCTATTTTCCTTCCATCTCgtccccttttcttttttttttcaccctgccaccctctcttttctcctcctgcctccatctcTACCTTCTCATCACTCATTCTGTTTCCTCTTCCATCACCCTCTCCGGactccctcccctctcatccCTCATCCCCGGCTCGCCCCTCACTCTGCCCTCTCTCTGCATTAaatccttcattcattcagcatGCCTTTAAGTGAAACACAACTCCCTCCACGGTTTCCTTATGCATGAAGCATCCCTCACACATATGTCCCAGTCCGACTGCTCTCGTTCATCACTCTCTGTGTCCTCTCCCCCTTTTtcaccctgtctctctctcgtctcACTCTGACTTCTGTCGCTTCATTCCTGCAtgctggcctgtgtgtgtgtgtgtgtgtggggggggggggtctgcatgGTTTGTATCTTTGTTGTGTGTGCAGCAGGGTGGTGTTTTGACTTCATAACACCCTTCATTGCGTATTCATTGTGAAACCACTGCATGTTGGGAtgctgctggtcctgcagcCCGTGTGTGAATGAGTCCAGTCTGTCAGGCTCCTCAGCAGGACAGCGGTGGTTCGTTCAGAGTTGGACTGACAGATTTAGTCATGCGGCACCACTTGAATGTTGAAAAACATGCTGCTATGAGGATTTCTTCATTCGGTAGTGTTAATCTGTCACATCCATCTATATCCATTTCATTGCCAGTTCATCATAAGGCTAAtgccacacacgcacacacacacacacacacacacacacacacacacacacacacacacacacacaccacacacacacacacacacacacacacaccaagatagtcacaaaggaaaaaaaagaaacgcatGCATAAGCAATGTATTAGAAAGACCTGACATCCAAAAAAAGACCCCCAAGAAAATGAACTcatcacagggagaacatgcagactcggAATAAACCAAAGCCTGAGATTAATCCAGGGTCTGCTCATGTTGTTGTATCAACTCTACCATCACGTGCGCCCCGAGGCATTATTTATTGAAAAGGTATCCTCTGATTTGATGCATGAGCGACGCCCACCCCTTGTAGTCATTCAATTAACGTTCAGTGGGAAGATATTGATTTGAGCGGTTTCTGCAGTGTTAAATTTGTAAAATTAATCTCATATGCATGCAGACCGGGGAGCAGCATACACACAGTATTCACAACATAAGAATCAGTTTAACAGGAATATACTTTAATGTTTGAGTTTATACCAGCGTTCACATTTTCCTTGACATATTCTTTGTGATTGAAAGTGCAAAAGACTTCAATCAGCAAAGAAGCTTTTTGGCAAGACAacaagttaattaaaaaatatctgCAATGCATTTGCCAGATCAGGTACATTCTAGACCAGcatgtaaaacacattttttttctacactttCACTCAACTTTTAGAAACTTATCACTCATTGCGAGGGATGTGGGGGGCGAGTACTTGGCTCAACATGAAGTGTGTGCAAGTTGGCAATAAAATTATCAGTTAAACCAGATTTTAGACCAGCTTTACTAAGATCCTCTGTAAAGTAAGGTTCAACTTTGTCAGGCTGAGATCACGATCAGGGACCTGTTTTTTGCTGATGACGCTGCAGTCAcctcacacacagagcatgAGCTCCAAGAACTCATGAACAAATTTTCTCAAGCCTGCAAAGACTTCAGGCTCACGATCAGCCCGAAAGAGACCAATGTTTTTTTGGCCCAGGGTGTGGAAACGCCACCTGTCACTACCATCGACAACTATGAACCTGGCGTTGTGCACCAGTTCACCTACCTTGGGTCCACAATCAGTGACAACCTGTCCCTCAATGCGGAAGTCAACCAGCGCATCGGGAAGGCTGCAGCTACACTTGGTCGGCTCACTACAGGTGTTTGAGAAAACCCCAAGCTGACAACCacgaccaagatggcggcgtacAACGCCTCCATCATCAGCACTCGGCTGTATGGCAGCGAGGCATGGACGACTTATGCAAAGCAGGAGCAGAGGCTGAACAGTTTCCacatgcgctgcctccgccgtaTCCTCAACATGAAGTGGAGCGACAAGGTGCCAAACGTAGAGGTCCTCACATGCACTGGCCCCCCCACAGTGTATATGCTGCACAAGACAGCAAAGCTCGGCCATGTTCACCGGATGGAAGATGGCAGAATCCCGAAAGA
Above is a window of Salarias fasciatus chromosome 7, fSalaFa1.1, whole genome shotgun sequence DNA encoding:
- the LOC115392255 gene encoding potassium voltage-gated channel subfamily G member 4-like, which encodes MPIISNANHDFSNLSVSDDSSLDRIFTEIPETETIKGVYYQRAQFIRRPEDLVSVDHALLAVINVGGNRYTFPWSTLEQFPLTRLGRLCGCRSPEDIASVCDDYDEARKEFFFDRSPSAFRVILNFLAAGKLRLLREMCILSLHDELTYWGVEMAYMERCCKRKMYTRIEEVHEQERREEERRQRNAMQRVPVEETQYRKMMNWLRDTVENPQSGLPGKIFACMSVIMVAVTVISLCISTMPDLREEEDRGECSPKCRNMFIIETVCVAWFSLEFMLRFIQARSKLDFLRGPLNIIDAMAILPYYVSLVVKEEDPNMEQERSGGKGYLDKLGLVLRILRALRILYVMRLARHSLGLQTLGLTVRRSTREFGLLLLFLCVAVTLFSPLVHLAESELTGAHDFSSIPASYWWAIISMTTVGYGDMVPRSIPGQVVALSSILSGILIMAFPATSIFHMFSRSYQELKMEHDRLFKEECAAAAAAAAITGELQEAGGEGGGENSAPSGLGTRLDKDSVHSLESLALLGKSCEAAGNNNHSLPAAAF